Proteins co-encoded in one Prunus persica cultivar Lovell chromosome G6, Prunus_persica_NCBIv2, whole genome shotgun sequence genomic window:
- the LOC18772010 gene encoding LOB domain-containing protein 6: MMASSSSSSNSPCAACKFLRRKCQPECVFAPYFPPDQPQKFANVHKVFGASNVTKLLNELHPHQREDAVNSLAYEADMRLRDPVYGCVGVISLLQHQLRQLQMDLTCAKSELSKYQNLQHGLTASHGLIAAAAAAAAAHTHHPLHLQSSSSTLHNNNNNLGMGINLISGGGGGRDHYPHQFFPRDRDHQHQQQMMIRSFDAGNNYDASLLAMNVSAAAGGIHGQLTHQFQQPRAAAGDDRRTIDPS; the protein is encoded by the coding sequence ATGATGGCATCATCATCGTCGTCGTCGAATTCGCCATGCGCGGCGTGCAAATTCCTGCGACGCAAGTGCCAGCCAGAGTGTGTATTTGCACCCTACTTCCCACCGGACCAGCCGCAGAAGTTTGCAAACGTTCACAAAGTGTTCGGGGCAAGCAACGTCACCAAATTGCTTAACGAGTTGCACCCCCACCAGCGTGAGGACGCCGTCAACTCTCTTGCCTACGAGGCTGACATGCGCCTCCGCGATCCCGTCTACGGCTGCGTTGGAGTCATCTCTCTCCTCCAACACCAACTCCGCCAGCTTCAGATGGATCTTACCTGTGCCAAATCCGAACTCTCCAAATATCAGAACCTGCAGCACGGCCTCACTGCCAGCCACGGTCTCATAGCCGCCGCCGCCGCTGCTGCCGCTGCCCACACCCACCACCCTCTTCATTTAcagtcctcctcctccaccttacacaacaacaacaacaacttgGGGATGGGAATCAATCTCATTTCAGGCGGCGGCGGAGGCCGAGATCACTACCCCCACCAGTTTTTCCCTAGAGATCGAGACCATCAACATCAGCAACAGATGATGATCAGGAGTTTTGATGCCGGAAACAACTACGATGCAAGCCTTTTAGCCATGAACGTCTCCGCCGCCGCGGGTGGCATTCATGGCCAACTCACTCATCAGTTCCAGCAACCTAGGGCTGCTGCTGGCGACGATCGCCGAACCATTGATCCCTCTTAA